Genomic window (Candidatus Leptovillus gracilis):
CGAATAAGGGCAGGACTAACAGGCTGGTGAAATGCTCTGTTAACAAAAATATTCTCACCGAAAGGGGACAAGCATGAAGAAGCTCATTATTTTAGGAATGGAAGTTAAATAACTTACGCATTTAGATCGGACCAATCTCAGAAGATTGGTCCAATCTAAAGATACTGCTGGCGAATTCAAAACCGGTCAAAAAACAGGTGATGAAACAACCAGATTTTGATCGTTTTTAACCTTGAAACAACTCATGTTTCTGGTTTTTGGAGCGATAAGACAATTCGCCAGCAGTATCATCTAAATGCGTAAGTTATTCAATTCTCGTTCCTAAGGCACCAGGCGGCTTAAAGCGCCTGGCGTCACGGCCGTCTCTTAAGCTGTGTCTACGCCTGAACTGCCTGGAATCGTTCGGCAGGTGGCGATTGGCCTGCCTCTCCACAAGCTCTCCGGCCTGCTCTGCATTCCGGGAAGCTCGTCCGGTCTATGCGAAGAGATTTTCGCCAAGCCCCCATTACTGCTATTCGGCTACCGGGATTTGCCGCTTGACCAGCGTGTTAACATCACCAACGGCTAACGGCCGCCATTGACCTGCCGTCGCGGCTTTGCGCTTCCTCGGAATTGGGTGCGCCGTCGTCAGGATACGCGAAGGGCTGGAGCGCACCATCCGGTCGCCGGATGAAACTGGCGACACGCTCTTGAGATACAGCCGTCGCAGGTATCCGGCGCGCAGCGTGTGGCTGCGGCCACCTTACTGCCGCCGCGCCAGTGCCAACCTGGAGGCAAAACCGATGGAGTCAGGGAATTCGCGTCACCCCATCTGGCGGGGTGACGGGGATGAGGCGATTGTTGCCGTCCAGTTGAATATGCTCCTGCTGAAGCAAGATGTCTACCAGATAATCCACATCCTTACGGCGCTGGGAGGCGAAACGGCCGTATTCGGCAAAGCTGGTATCCTGCCAGGACCTGGCTCCGACCAACATCTTGGCCAGGCCGCTGCGGGTGAACTGGCCGGGATAGCGGCGGACGACATCCAGGATAGTCTGCTGCCAGGGCGAGAGTTGGTCTACGGGAAAATGGGGCATACAGGGCTTGTCTTACTTTTTATGAGGAATGCTGCCCAACCACGGGCTAAGGCGCTAAAAAGGGCAAAACGGCCGTTTACCGGGCCGCCCTGCCCCAGGACTTAAATCGTCTCCAACGTTACTGCGACCACTCTCCGCTTCTAAAAAGGCAAATCATCGCCAGTAGCGCCGGTGATACGCCGATACCACTCTGTCAGCCACCCCATGGCGCGCTCGAACTTGTTGGCCGGCAGCAACTTATAGCTGGTGATACCAAATTCGCGATACAGTTGGCCATAGATCGCCGGGTATTCATTCTTTTTCGTGCGTTTTTCGATCTCGAAAGCGATGGCTTTGACGGCCTGACTGATCTGCATCGCCTGATCCGGGGTGATATTGCGGCCGGGATCGCCCAGGGTGGATTCCAGTTCTTCAAGACGCTGCTCGTGAGCGGCAAGCTGTGTGGTATGCGTACTCAACTGCGCTTCCAGCACAAGCTGCTGCCGGGCCATTCGCATGATGGCTTCCGCAATCTTGTAGGCTTGGGCCGCCGGCGTGTCGCTGGCTAACAAATCATCAAAACTGGGATCGGCCGTTAACCGACCGGCGACAAAGGCTTCGGCCAGGACGTCGTAACATTCACGCTGATA
Coding sequences:
- a CDS encoding ORF6C domain-containing protein, with the translated sequence MSESKSLVPVEQKEVAFYEDIIMAVRLVDGDIYVPIRPICDNLGVALAGQRERIIRDPVLSEEMTSVSVTLTQQAREMLCLPLKFIPGWLFGISASRVKPELRERVVRYQRECYDVLAEAFVAGRLTADPSFDDLLASDTPAAQAYKIAEAIMRMARQQLVLEAQLSTHTTQLAAHEQRLEELESTLGDPGRNITPDQAMQISQAVKAIAFEIEKRTKKNEYPAIYGQLYREFGITSYKLLPANKFERAMGWLTEWYRRITGATGDDLPF